Proteins from a genomic interval of Alteromonas stellipolaris:
- a CDS encoding YybH family protein — protein sequence MKHIIQPKLLTIFTLILLSGSVFSHENDADKDTKSTMFTGLETSAGKTVLAFHKALETGDAQTARGLLADDVLILEGKGVERSAQEYASHHMLSDMKYLKAMTIESIEHHVTQFDVVAISISRSSVKGTYKDKNIDRIGNETITLKKHDDKWKITHIHWSN from the coding sequence ATGAAACACATTATTCAACCCAAGCTCCTTACAATTTTCACTCTTATTCTGTTGAGTGGGTCAGTATTTTCTCATGAAAATGACGCGGATAAAGATACAAAATCGACGATGTTCACTGGTCTTGAAACGTCAGCTGGCAAGACTGTGTTAGCGTTTCATAAAGCTCTCGAAACCGGTGATGCGCAAACCGCCCGTGGTTTGCTTGCTGATGACGTATTGATACTCGAAGGAAAGGGCGTTGAAAGAAGCGCACAGGAGTATGCGAGTCATCATATGCTATCTGATATGAAATATTTAAAAGCAATGACAATTGAGTCTATTGAACACCATGTTACTCAATTCGATGTTGTAGCAATATCGATATCAAGAAGCAGCGTAAAAGGGACCTACAAAGATAAAAATATTGACCGAATAGGTAATGAAACGATTACGCTGAAGAAGCACGACGATAAATGGAAAATTACGCATATACATTGGTCCAATTGA